A stretch of Candidatus Lokiarchaeota archaeon DNA encodes these proteins:
- a CDS encoding HIT domain-containing protein — MRLVPLSFELLISVVLNRNHMNDTDCLFCKMVDGEIPASIVYEDNICMAFMDIYPVAEGHCLLIPKKHFENTLDADPMVMSYLSEKLIALNQKVNRVIEPAGILNVIANGRGAGQEIPHLHIHIIPRRHGDEFGFRYPEGYRDEPTPRDQLNELAEQIGNA; from the coding sequence ATGAGACTTGTGCCGTTGTCTTTCGAATTGCTTATTTCGGTTGTTTTGAACAGGAATCATATGAATGATACTGATTGCCTATTTTGTAAGATGGTAGACGGTGAAATCCCTGCTAGCATTGTTTACGAAGATAACATATGCATGGCTTTCATGGACATATACCCCGTCGCGGAAGGTCATTGTCTGCTCATTCCGAAGAAGCATTTTGAGAATACACTGGATGCAGATCCTATGGTGATGTCTTACCTATCCGAGAAACTAATCGCACTGAATCAAAAGGTAAACCGTGTTATTGAACCAGCTGGAATTCTAAATGTGATTGCAAATGGCAGAGGGGCGGGTCAGGAAATCCCGCATTTGCATATCCACATTATTCCACGCAGACACGGTGATGAATTTGGTTTCCGGTATCCGGAAGGTTATCGTGATGAGCCAACGCCACGGGACCAACTCAACGAACTCGCTGAACAAATTGGTAACGCTTAG
- a CDS encoding DUF296 domain-containing protein has protein sequence MVGSISTELDQIVVARLETGEDILEKIEEVVREHNIKAGALKLIGAVSEATFGYFDRENRKYNYFEVGEGDLEVVSCMGNIARHDDEIVIHAHMVAADHEGNCYGGHVAEGCKAGATIELIIWAFDSELFRAKDKSTGLHLLDIL, from the coding sequence ATGGTTGGTTCGATTTCTACAGAGCTTGATCAGATTGTTGTTGCCAGACTAGAAACTGGTGAAGACATACTGGAGAAAATTGAGGAAGTAGTCCGCGAACATAACATCAAAGCTGGCGCTTTGAAACTCATTGGAGCAGTTTCAGAGGCTACGTTTGGTTACTTCGATCGCGAAAATAGGAAGTACAATTACTTCGAGGTTGGTGAAGGTGATTTAGAGGTTGTCTCTTGCATGGGAAACATCGCAAGACACGATGACGAAATCGTCATTCATGCCCACATGGTTGCCGCCGACCATGAAGGCAATTGTTATGGCGGTCATGTGGCAGAGGGCTGTAAAGCTGGCGCAACTATCGAGCTTATCATCTGGGCTTTTGATTCCGAGTTGTTCCGTGCCAAAGACAAATCCACAGGCCTACATCTTCTTGACATCCTCTAA
- a CDS encoding DNA-directed DNA polymerase I, whose translation MDEQSTLDDFYEKEPSESQKPEKESRKSPKKQKKEPVTALDEEAVALATEDNEYEYGDDYEDETLISTLDIGERKAPDELPPSYLLSIDYAGDAGKAILKLYNPEDEKLYFWFDNTGHKPYCYTDYTPQEIQRIGSIVNHHGFVDAKSETLHDLLRDQDCQMTKILATDPLSIGGRSDSIREYLKRNDENHAWEARIRYHNSYTYDTKFVPGLVYKIEGGDLIPSPPSLDETTLEGFEKTLEEEALDRILDEYAPMFFIEVPDIRRLAVDIEVYTPISNRVPDASAAEYPVTAIGLSDNEGNEKCFILRRDVIQSGEKRENYPKDLQLVYFENEVEMLIEAFKVIDDYPVVLTFVGDAFDLNYLYHRAKRFRIDMDKYCPIHLGREIALLDGGIHVDLYRFLKNPSIQSYALSGAYDRNNLETIAQGLLGVGKLELSDEISDLSYYELAHYCWRDANITLRITTFQDDLVMRLIILLMRISRLSMEDLTRYYISTWIQSLFRQEHRTRECIIPRKDEIEEMKENVAHTEAVIKDKRFKGAIVIEPVAGVHFNATVLDFASLYPSIMKRYNISYETVDCPHEECRVADDNRVPETDHWICKKRRGMISQIIGFFRDTRVKWFKPKSRSDETPEKRRNWYTVVEKALKVFVNAAYGVTGAQHFELFCMPAAESVTAYGRDAIIRTKEKAESMGVQVIYGDTDSVFLDNPSPEQQRELVQWSKEELGIDLEVEKTYKYVALSDRKKNYIGVYPSGHVDVKGLTGKKRNTPAFVQEAFRDMLDVLSEVENPEGFEEAKDEIREIVNCVIDRLEGKAEEYSPEELAFRVQMTKSIDDYGKTTPQHVRAAMMLRDAGYEVSSGTIIEYIKTKDEQGVMPVQLAKDTAYWLDQEKYIDTLRSVFEQVLDSVGLDFEELLGFTTLDQFF comes from the coding sequence ATGGATGAGCAGTCAACTCTTGATGACTTCTACGAGAAAGAACCATCTGAGAGTCAGAAACCGGAGAAAGAATCAAGGAAATCGCCCAAGAAACAGAAAAAAGAACCTGTTACCGCGCTTGATGAAGAAGCTGTTGCGCTGGCAACCGAAGACAATGAATATGAATATGGCGATGACTACGAAGATGAGACCCTAATCTCAACTCTTGATATTGGTGAGCGAAAAGCCCCGGATGAATTACCCCCTTCATATCTTCTATCGATTGATTACGCAGGTGATGCTGGCAAAGCTATTTTGAAGCTATACAACCCCGAAGACGAGAAGCTGTACTTCTGGTTCGACAATACGGGTCATAAACCATATTGCTATACTGACTATACCCCCCAAGAAATCCAACGCATCGGTAGCATCGTTAACCACCATGGCTTTGTGGATGCGAAATCTGAGACCTTGCACGATTTGTTAAGAGACCAAGATTGCCAGATGACCAAGATTCTAGCAACCGATCCCCTCAGTATTGGTGGGCGTTCCGATTCGATTCGAGAATACCTGAAACGAAATGACGAGAATCATGCTTGGGAAGCTCGAATTCGCTATCACAACTCCTATACATATGATACTAAGTTCGTGCCCGGTCTTGTATACAAGATAGAAGGCGGGGATTTGATTCCGAGCCCTCCATCTCTTGATGAAACCACATTGGAGGGCTTTGAAAAGACCCTCGAAGAAGAGGCTTTGGATAGAATCTTGGACGAATATGCACCAATGTTCTTCATTGAAGTACCTGATATCCGCCGACTAGCCGTAGACATTGAAGTTTATACCCCGATTTCCAACAGAGTTCCCGATGCTTCAGCAGCAGAATACCCGGTTACAGCCATAGGTTTGTCCGATAATGAAGGCAATGAGAAGTGCTTCATACTTCGGCGGGATGTGATTCAATCGGGGGAGAAACGAGAGAACTATCCTAAGGATCTACAGCTTGTATACTTTGAAAATGAAGTTGAGATGCTCATTGAAGCATTCAAGGTAATTGATGACTATCCGGTTGTATTGACTTTTGTTGGTGATGCATTTGACCTGAATTACCTCTATCACCGTGCCAAGCGTTTTAGAATTGATATGGATAAATACTGTCCAATACACCTGGGAAGAGAAATTGCTTTGCTGGATGGAGGTATTCATGTAGATCTTTATCGATTTTTGAAGAACCCCTCAATACAGTCCTATGCCCTCTCAGGAGCTTATGATCGTAATAATCTGGAAACTATAGCTCAGGGTCTACTTGGTGTCGGCAAGCTTGAGTTATCAGACGAGATTTCGGATCTATCATATTATGAGCTTGCTCACTATTGTTGGCGAGACGCGAACATAACTCTGCGAATCACTACGTTTCAAGACGATTTGGTAATGCGGCTTATTATTCTCCTTATGCGTATTTCTAGGCTCTCGATGGAAGACCTCACCCGCTACTACATATCCACTTGGATACAATCGCTGTTTCGACAAGAGCACCGAACTCGTGAATGCATTATTCCACGAAAAGACGAAATAGAAGAAATGAAAGAGAATGTAGCCCATACTGAAGCGGTCATCAAGGACAAACGATTCAAGGGTGCCATTGTAATTGAACCTGTGGCCGGTGTTCATTTCAATGCCACAGTCCTTGACTTTGCAAGTCTATACCCCTCCATTATGAAGCGGTATAACATCAGCTATGAGACAGTTGATTGCCCACACGAGGAATGCCGAGTAGCTGATGACAACCGCGTACCAGAAACTGATCACTGGATATGCAAGAAGCGCCGAGGCATGATTAGTCAGATTATCGGTTTCTTCAGAGATACGCGTGTCAAATGGTTCAAACCCAAGAGCAGATCTGATGAAACCCCGGAAAAGCGACGCAATTGGTATACCGTGGTCGAGAAGGCTCTCAAAGTCTTTGTTAACGCAGCATACGGAGTAACGGGAGCACAGCATTTCGAGCTTTTCTGTATGCCTGCGGCTGAAAGCGTAACCGCCTATGGCCGCGACGCTATCATTCGTACCAAAGAAAAAGCCGAGTCTATGGGAGTCCAAGTTATTTACGGTGATACTGACTCGGTGTTTCTGGACAATCCATCACCTGAACAACAGCGGGAGCTCGTTCAATGGTCCAAAGAGGAACTGGGAATCGATCTTGAGGTTGAGAAGACCTACAAGTATGTAGCATTGTCTGATCGCAAGAAGAACTACATCGGCGTCTACCCTTCAGGACATGTTGATGTCAAAGGTCTTACTGGTAAGAAGCGGAATACCCCGGCGTTTGTTCAAGAAGCATTTAGGGATATGCTTGATGTTCTTAGCGAAGTTGAGAATCCCGAAGGTTTTGAAGAGGCAAAAGACGAAATCAGAGAAATCGTGAATTGTGTGATTGATCGTCTGGAAGGTAAGGCTGAAGAGTATAGCCCAGAAGAACTTGCGTTCAGAGTACAGATGACAAAGTCAATCGACGATTATGGAAAAACTACTCCCCAACACGTTCGTGCCGCCATGATGCTTAGAGATGCAGGATATGAAGTATCGTCAGGAACGATAATTGAGTATATCAAAACGAAGGATGAACAGGGAGTCATGCCTGTGCAACTAGCTAAAGACACCGCATATTGGTTGGACCAGGAGAAGTACATCGATACGCTGAGAAGTGTTTTTGAGCAGGTATTGGATTCTGTTGGTCTCGATTTTGAGGAATTACTTGGTTTTACTACGCTTGACCAGTTCTTCTGA